Within the Salvia hispanica cultivar TCC Black 2014 chromosome 4, UniMelb_Shisp_WGS_1.0, whole genome shotgun sequence genome, the region TATCTAAATTCCTTCCTTTTCGAAGTCAAAAGACGGGAATCAATGAAATATCTCTTGGATTAAAAGAGTTATTTCCTAATAATTGTTGTACCTCACAAGTCACTTTATTTGGTTGACTAACTGTAACGGTTGAGTTCTTGGATTTCCGAAAGTGTAAAAAAGATGTGTTCTAAATCATTACTATTTGACTCAGACCCGTTCAAGGTATTTATTGTTTGTTGATACGGAGAAAGTCGGGAAAAACctctaaaattatttcaatagtGAACCTTGGACATATAACAGTTCTGAATCAAATCTCTTTAGAAAAAACATCTTTTGTCTCATGGTAGCCTGCTCCAGTCCCCTTACGTAACTTTCATTATCAGGTTAGCCATACACTTACATGTTTCTAGCCATTCACATGGCATCATCAAATGAAACAAGTCTTAGTTAAGACCCCGGATGGTCAAGTAGAATTGGCGCATTCCAAGAATTTGGGGATCCGACTACAACAAGACATGCAATCTGATAAAGCCACTTTggcattttttccttttatatatatatattttttttttttttgcgaGATTTTACATCGAGTATACCAGAGtgaatttcataatttgattttttctaatggagttttttttttctttttctgtacAACTAAGATAACCCTACTTATTTATACATCAACAGAAACAAGGGTGGCTGAAGCCCCCATCAACCGATGTTAgttcaaatttttatgaaatcgTTAGATAttatatgtgaaatgtgtggAAAATTACTCATCAATAAATTGAATCCTAAAAATATTgtcttttcaatattttgaacTCGATATATATCTAAAGAGAGTTTAAAAAGGGGTAAATTGATTAATGTTGTAAAAAGAATCTCCATAGCCCAACTATCTAGGCCCGTTTACGAGCGACGTGGGATTgctcttgatttttttcttttctaaccTCCTCTACTACAAAAtgtcatttatatttatcaacaGCCCGTAAACCCTGATTACTTGGTGCACATTATTGAGAGTGTTGATTTAATATGcaagaatttatatttcaaatatcaaatgtataaatactctttgttaaaatcttcaaatttggTCCACGTCGACTTAGTGATAATTATATCTTATCTATATAAGAATGGATAGCTCTCCCACCTTTTAAAAGGGTGAATCAATTCATTTCTAGTACTCTCTTTGTCCTCCACTAAATaccttattttatcattttgaaatattagtCATTACATATCTCATTTcactaaattatttcatttatatttttattaactttCTCCCTCAGTTCCTCACGCTCCTTATTGCATAAACATGAGTAGATGGCAAACATGAGTAGATGGCTACCGGAAGAAGTGGGAGTATTAGCTATGAAGAGTACTTCCATGTTacggaaaaaataaataattataatctccaaagaaaaataaaaatatctctatTCTCTGGGAAATTATTGCATAACTCCGTCATGTAGAGTATTTATAGCATGATAACACAAACTCTGTTACACAATATATTTGCACGAGATCTAAAATTTACGATTTGAAGCCAATATAATCGTCGGAGcaaattcttcaaaaattaatactccgtTAATAGTTAATAACATCATAACGATATCATTTTAATGCACAGAAATTCTACTCCTGATTTGTTATActattgctttcaatttcggtcctaatttcttttaagaaaAAGTCAGATGAATAAAAGTTCAtgtatttggatttaaaactttttcaagaaaaatgaatatttatacaCAAATACTCATTCAAAATAGCATGTGGCCGCCATAGTCTAcctaaaagataaaaataatataatactaatatccTCATGAAGTAATAAGTACGAATACCATCCCTTACataatttggtaaaaaaatcctatttttccaCTAAATCAATACAAGAATAAAGGATAGAGAGAAACAAGACAATCTTGAAAATAGAAGGGAacaacaaaactaaaaatcaagTCTACCAAACAAGAGCAGAAAATGTTATTATACTGGTGTCTAGCAACAATACCAACTAAACAAAAAGCACCCATTTTATTGCTATATACTATACCACATAAGGCATCATGCTTCAAATTTAGACGGTATAACAAAAACTAATGTTATTAAAGCAGAAATGACATTTCCTCTCCTGTAATTTTTGCCTGGTTGTTCCTATATAAAATCCGAGCCGTTGTGGAAGTGCTCCAAGTCTGGATGCAATCCTCCTCCAGATCTTGGTGGATTTCTGGATACATTCATGTTAGTATGCAGCATGCGTGTTAGGAATGTCCATAGTGTCACATATACATCATATTACACTAGTATTTAATCGTCAAGAGAGGAAAAATTTAAACTATGGGGAAATATAGTCATGGACAGTTTTGACTCATTACTAAACTAGACAACGAAAGTAGTGTTAACTACCTGGCAAATCGACCAGGCTCAAATCCAGGTACATCAGGAGGTCCAAAAGGATCAAAGCGGGCACCAGGGGGTACACCTCTGTTCAGAAAATACACGTGTTAGCCCATCAAAGAATACATACTACTATCATATAAGCAAGCTGTCGAGAGACAATACTCACGGTAGACCACCGGGAAATCCAGGGCCACGAGTTCGATCCCCAAAGAACCTCGGATCATCAGGACCTGCAAACAAACGATGAAAAGTTAAGACAGCAGAATAAGCTATTTCCAATTAGACTTTGCAATCGACACCAGACACATACCCACCAACATGCTTCCACCTCCAAAATCACCCCTGCAAGAAGTTGGAATGAATGTTACcaataaatgcaaaactcaattTCATGCACAAGAACTCGAAAGTATCTCGATATGGCAATGAATAGTCAAACCTGGATGGGTACATTCCAGCCCCTGGGCCAGGAAAGAGGTCACTGCCGCCAAAACCAGGAATTGGTGGAACAACGTATCTGCATAGTTATATGCAGTAGTCTAGTAAGTATTGTAACCAccataaaatttatcattttgtaGTGCATCCAGTTCCATCTTGCTACTTAAGCAAAGGGAAAGTAAAAGTGGTTGTCCTAAAATTATGCAACTACTTGTTTCTGTGGAGTACATTCACTGTAGCCTCAGGAGAGACAATTATATACGGTCTtcaagaataaagcaaatgTCCCCTGGAGGATCTAAAGTACGTAATTCAGATCATTTAAAGATATTGGGGGAAGCGACTGTATGAGGTTAACCAAAGTGCTTATCAAATATCCTACCATCGAACATCATATAGGCTAGAACGCCATCACAAGGGGATAAGGAGAATTACCCAGGATGTAAGGGCGTGTAAGGGTCTTCCGTGTCAGGTCCTACCCTGAGCGGATCTCTTTCTTCTCTTACATTTGCCTCTGTACTGCAATTCACATAACAAACCAACTTAAGAAACGGATACATGAGGCCTAAAATAAACTAGAGTAAGATTATACAGAGAAAGTAAAACAGCACAGAAGGAATACAGATACCAACAACCACCAGACATCTCTTATAAATACCAAGTGTAGCACACATGAAATGAGCAATGCTCCGGCATGGCCACTACCACAGTAACATTAGAACCAAGTAAATAGCAATGATCAAACAACATAGTAAGTACCTAGAGCTTTTCGCTGACGAGCTAGAAGCCGAAGCAGCATCCAGTTTGTTTAAGATTTCCTTATTAACATTCTCTACCAGCTTCCCCAAATTCTTGAACTGTGAACCATAATTGTTCCCGGCATCCTCTTGGACATACTCGCCAGCACTACAAACCGATATACTAATGAGCCAACCGCCTCGGAAAAGCCCTTAATATGTAAGCAAAGATAATACTATGAAAGCTCTTATACTTATTCAACTTACTCCAGTTCAAGATGCAGAGGCTCGGAGCCTCCTTCCTTAAGAACATCAACAATCAATTTATCATTCATCATAAGGCACTTCACGAGCACCTTTTTTGAACCCTTCTCCGGGTTTGAGTACACGAACGCATAATTATCTTCGACATCGTTCCAACCATCCATCCCAACTTCATCTGCGCGAAATCACATCCACAGCATAAAACAAATTGAACACATAGTTATTGGGGGAAATAGcattccaaatccaaaacaACGCGTTCTCAATTTATCAGCGATCGGAAAAAACCCTAAAATAGTGAAATTCCCGTAAATTACCTTTACAGGATACGGAGAGAGCGTCGTCGGTGAAAGCGGGAGCACCGGTGGCGTGGAGGACGTATCCGGTGGCAACAAAGGAGGCGTGGACGGCGTAGGCTGCCTTATCAAAGGCGGTGCGGAATTGTGGCCGCGCCGCCCGTATCACAGCCAAAATCGACTGTTCAGTAGCCATGAAAAGGGTTTCGTAGTGCTTACTCTGTAGATTTTGGGTGGTGTTGCTAAATACTTGGCctactttctttcttcttcttcaagtcTAACAAATTTTAGatgaaattaaagttaaatCTATCAATATAAAGAGAGGCGCAGGTTTGAATACAGATCCACTCCAGGTTTTAATTTGGTTTGGACTATTAATATACATTACTTTTAATATTACACTATATGTttcgaattatatttttactaattaattgaattatatatggagtaagtattatttttccttctattagattcaaaattgaatttgtgCTAAAGAGTTTAATTTGTCTTACATTTGggttaaaaaatgaatttatattcattattgTAATGTCTCTTCTTTGAATTAAAAGACAACACAAATATGTACTCTTTCCAATTATTAtcctatattttaattagtcttCAATTAGTTAAATAACACTCCTATGTTTATAGcataaattatggaattagatgaattataaatatttaaatttaatctaAACTTATAAAGTTTGTATGGCTTCTTATAATATGAATAGTAGTGTAAATTGTCACActattcaaaataaacaaaatgcataatatgatgttgtcattttaagtgataatttacttttatacttatatatggcaagaaatagaaaaatttgtcttttttcaatattaaaaatggatGAGGTATTTGACATGCATGCCAAGTTATGCAATAGTCTGATAttacaaataagaaaaaagtactATTAGTTAACTATGAGATTACcaaatttgtattaaaaattatactacaactgaacaaatattttattaaaatgaacGATACacttcaactttttttaaaatatgatatttttgtctTGTATATACTCATATTCATCTTTTCCtctaaattacatatttctttttttcgaAATGTTCCAATCTAATTaaaacatttcctaaaatgaaaatattattatttccacttaagagcatccacatcgGTGCTTAACGGCAAGAGCAGGAGTCGGCCGTCGGCACAGACATGCTCTTGCCGAAGAGCAGGCGACGTGGCGGCTCTGGTTGGGCGGTGACGCCCAATCACCCCCTGCGCGATTGGGTGTCGTTTTTATAccgttaaatttatttttaaaaggaaattgtaaaaaactgaaaataatccaaaaaaaaaaaattggattccCAAAAATGTACCTGTTTTTcgaccatttttttttcaatatttttatcccaaaatcatctataaatacccacattcatcatccatttttttacatcaaattatctctcactcatgaattttatgaatttaattatgttcttttaaattttttagtaatttgtaatagtatttctgatatttttaatgcatttgaatgttgtggaaatgtttttagcaattgaaatatttaaattgaataatagaatggtgagaCTCATGAATAGTGTAAGAGCATGCTTTGCGGAAGAGCACGagtgtgggtgttgtgctcttgcggAAGAACGaggaattaaaaatgaataaaggtGGGTCCGGACCCATATCCGTGCTCTTGCGCAAGAGTATagatgtggatgctcttatccTTTCTTTTACTTGATTTCTTATACATCCAACTCACAAATGGATGGAATGAGACACCTTCCACACCGAGAGTCCCAACGGGACGGGACACCCGTGGGGTCTTGACGCCGAAAGGAGGGGTCCGAGCTCCCGGCGGACTGCCATTGCGGGTGCTCTAATAAGACACACTCCAATTAtgcaaaattattttgttttacccCACTCAattcagaaattaaatttgtataaaatttaatgttgAATATGAGATACTTAAATTTAAAGTGGGATGAGACAgtacatttctctttttgttaTTGAAGAGTCTGGTTATGTAGAGTTTAATGGTCAGCGAAAGAGtgttctaaaattaataaagaaaaccttgagctacctgtcgttgggcacacaatcactacCTTAACTCccccttcaaaaccctcaacccacttTAGCTAAGAAAACTAgtacagggaagtagggatcgaatccacagagatggatgcgcaagtaaacatgttcaaagacttgggaactatttttggctgctgccatgcaatttttggggttgagctttaattcctagacttggtaaatgaaatattttactctaacaactagatctaggcagagaCATAAAAGCATGCATATTAACCGAAATAGAGCAAGACAATTACTAGACCGAGCGAACAGTTACCTAAATTAACCTAGacttgagagagaaaaattagacgtggggaccattttctgaaaaggcAGAGTACGAtcgaaaagctgcaaaataactaactaaaggactaactaacaacgacatcatcttctccaatatttatCACGAAACAACCAGttaaaaacagagcaaaacaAAGATCGAAGCAAATTAAACGAAATAAAACCGATAGAAATGAAGAACATGtaaaactaaagcagatcTACGACTACTAGACGAGGCAAAACAAGAATGCAGAActtaaacaactaaatgaaaCGAAAACAAGCAGATCCAACCACGGGACgcttaatccactccggatccaagccatccacaacaatcaaacatTATCTCCATCTCCGATCCTCACAAGTTTACgtagattcaaccgatcaacaacaaatttctcacaaaccaactccaaactcagatcaaccaacaataatcagcaaataaaaccaaaaacaccacgataagataaatgaaacaaaagtAGCGATATCCATTGCAGAGTACGAAGTATCCAACAATAATAACAAAACAGAACCGAGCCTCGAACAGCGAGGGCTCGGCGAGTACGAGaagtaaatagaaaaggaaaagatgattgtttcttcgcctccgtgGAGACGGTGTTGCGACATTATTTAACTGAAATGTGAACCCCCGCACCAAATTCCCCgtgagtgtgtgtgtagaaaagtgaaaactaagctaagagCTGAAAAGTGATGATGCTCATGTCAAGCacatgctcttatttatagcgGACAaagcttctagactgttcCTGCAATCTCCATTTTGCCCTCTGATTTGATGCTCCTTAGTCTATTGGTTCTTCCTTTTCTTCCTGGGGCTAGCggtttctctacacacctggcttataaaaccttgttagacccatgaaatcacataattttaccccataaccgatgcatgaaattagccttatcagttctctatctatctatacatatataaaaggttTTGGGAGGTTTTGAATAACTATTTTGTGCAAGGGATGTAAATGCAATACAacaaaactattaaattagttttggcaactaattatagtattatttgacCTAAAATTAATGACcgttacaaataaaaatcatccttttacaaatttatgtgTGCAGTatcaaataaaagttattttgacctttttaATGCAGCATAATGCCGAATATAATGGTAATTGACGTTATTGTGCatctttaaatataaaacCAAAAGGCCGGTTTCACCCAGAATATAAATCCATTAGTGGGGAGGTCGTCTGTTGTGAAACAAAGTAACAAACCACTTGATGTTCATCTCTGTCACCACCATCTGTTCGAGAATGATCTCCTCGAGTGAGGGGTACAACATGCGCAGAAGcgaggaaaaaaattaaaagaaatggaGTCTCAAACATGCATAGACGACGAACCGAGGAAAAATCGAGACAACTACGCATCAACCCCTAAATAGGGAGACATTTCTGAAGAAAGTACCGACGGTAGTGGCGTCTGATCTACGGTGGGGAACCAAATCTAAAGTAAGTACCAAAAGGTGGGAGCAGTGAGAAGGGAGTCACCTAGAAGCACATAGAGATAAATGATTGAAGAGCGAGCGGCATGGTGGATTAGTGGTGAAGTGGTGGGGTAAGAAAAGATATATCGAGAATGAATTCTAATTAGAAGTGTTGAATAATTGTGGTCTAATTTAATTGGACctttagtatttaattaagtattgGGTCTGTCCCAAATTGATTAAATGCTATGGCCCAATGTTTGTGTAATGGTGGCCCAACCCAGCTTGATCCATTACTTACCCAGGCTGCACCGATGCTTGCCGTGTGGGGCTCTCA harbors:
- the LOC125217679 gene encoding probable proteasome inhibitor; translated protein: MATEQSILAVIRAARPQFRTAFDKAAYAVHASFVATGYVLHATGAPAFTDDALSVSCKDEVGMDGWNDVEDNYAFVYSNPEKGSKKVLVKCLMMNDKLIVDVLKEGGSEPLHLELDAGEYVQEDAGNNYGSQFKNLGKLVENVNKEILNKLDAASASSSSAKSSSTEANVREERDPLRVGPDTEDPYTPLHPGYVVPPIPGFGGSDLFPGPGAGMYPSRGDFGGGSMLVGPDDPRFFGDRTRGPGFPGGLPGVPPGARFDPFGPPDVPGFEPGRFARNPPRSGGGLHPDLEHFHNGSDFI